The following are encoded in a window of Impatiens glandulifera chromosome 5, dImpGla2.1, whole genome shotgun sequence genomic DNA:
- the LOC124940528 gene encoding nuclear transcription factor Y subunit C-2-like: MDQASQNQNQNQQQQSVAESYGSTVPDNPLANQQQAAAQNYYNLPQQQQNQHDQELQSFWANQMHETEQTTDFKTHSLPLARIKRIMKAEEDVRMISAEAPIVLAKACEMFILELTLRSWIHTEENKRRTVQKSDIATAISRTDVFDFLVDVININELKEESDLGESEPFYYVADHH, translated from the coding sequence ATGGATCAAGCAAGCCAAAACCAGAACCAGaaccaacaacaacaatcagTAGCTGAATCTTATGGTTCAACAGTCCCAGACAATCCTTTGGCCAACCAACAACAAGCCGCTGCCCAAAACTATTATAACCTTCCACAGCAACAGCAAAATCAACATGATCAAGAGCTTCAATCCTTCTGGGCAAACCAAATGCATGAAACTGAACAAACAACCGATTTTAAAACCCACAGCCTCCCACTGGCACGAATCAAAAGGATAATGAAAGCGGAAGAGGATGTGAGGATGATATCGGCAGAGGCACCTATAGTATTGGCAAAGGCATGTGAGATGTTCATCTTAGAGCTTACTTTACGATCATGGATACACACTGAGGAAAACAAGAGGAGGACAGTTCAAAAGAGCGATATAGCCACAGCCATTTCGAGAACTGATGTGTTTGATTTCTTGGTTGATGTTATTAATATTAACGAGTTGAAAGAGGAATCAGATCTTGGTGAGTCTGAACCGTTCTATTATGTGGCTGACCACCATTAG